One Eubacteriales bacterium mix99 genomic window carries:
- a CDS encoding ABC transporter substrate-binding protein, translating into MKRVLSCLLILLFLFLTPGCDTGGGAPSASPDASAKPKETATPTPSPQMGGELKVPLMAPDSFNPLLTQSRDILNFLNLIFEHPLVLDEKSRPAPSLVEKWEVSEDGRTWTFHVRKDVKWQNGQAMTGEDILFTFQALQSGKLGSLYEKDLAGNVNIVEAGLRNNDPYTFFVRLAEPSSEVLDIMTFPVLSKNVYQSPELMQKEKGNFSMTPIGTGPYQVDLSQPYNGTSMKLVRNEDWWNGKPYIDSILARVCQTNEEARAALGKGEIDLVDTMAVYANNYSDLDKITGYKYLTENYEFLALNCNNPLFADKNVRKAIAYAIDRTDIISRVYLNNAETVDVPMPSNSWLYDSAYRIYDYDEKRAAKLLKEAGWTDSDGDGVLDKIVEGEKQDLAFTILTNSDNDFRRDVAELISKHLSLVGFRVQTEAVSWEQLQSENMQKHKFDAILTGYYLDYVPDLRFAFHSSQIGKGKNNFYRYQNPELDSLLDTAATAYKEKDKKKAYQKIQEHLVGELPVISLYFRTGSLLVNNRVHGVDKVRELNLYNNIKDWYLVNEK; encoded by the coding sequence ATGAAAAGAGTATTGTCCTGTCTTTTGATATTGCTTTTTCTTTTTCTCACGCCGGGCTGTGACACGGGCGGTGGAGCCCCCTCTGCTTCCCCGGATGCAAGCGCAAAGCCGAAGGAAACAGCGACTCCCACTCCGTCTCCCCAAATGGGCGGGGAGTTGAAGGTTCCGCTGATGGCACCGGATTCCTTTAATCCTTTGCTGACACAGTCCAGGGATATTCTGAACTTTCTGAACCTTATTTTTGAGCACCCCCTTGTACTGGACGAAAAGTCCAGGCCGGCCCCTTCCCTGGTGGAAAAATGGGAAGTTTCCGAGGATGGAAGGACCTGGACCTTTCATGTCCGAAAGGATGTAAAATGGCAGAATGGACAGGCAATGACCGGGGAAGACATTCTTTTCACCTTTCAGGCACTTCAAAGCGGGAAGCTTGGTTCCTTATATGAAAAGGATCTGGCAGGCAATGTCAATATTGTGGAAGCCGGTCTGCGCAACAATGATCCCTATACCTTTTTTGTCCGCCTGGCCGAACCATCCAGTGAGGTTCTGGACATTATGACTTTTCCGGTCCTTTCAAAAAATGTGTATCAATCCCCGGAACTCATGCAGAAGGAAAAGGGAAATTTCTCCATGACTCCGATTGGGACAGGACCTTATCAGGTGGATCTCAGCCAGCCGTACAATGGGACCTCCATGAAGCTGGTTCGCAATGAGGACTGGTGGAATGGCAAACCTTACATTGATTCGATTCTCGCAAGAGTCTGTCAGACGAACGAGGAAGCAAGAGCCGCCCTCGGAAAAGGGGAAATTGATCTTGTGGACACCATGGCCGTTTATGCCAATAACTATTCGGATCTCGATAAAATCACCGGATATAAGTATCTGACCGAAAACTATGAATTCCTGGCGTTGAATTGCAATAACCCGCTGTTCGCGGACAAGAATGTCCGAAAGGCAATTGCCTATGCCATTGACCGGACGGATATCATATCCAGGGTGTATCTGAACAATGCAGAAACGGTTGACGTGCCCATGCCATCCAATTCCTGGCTCTATGACAGTGCATACCGGATCTATGATTATGATGAGAAACGCGCGGCCAAATTGCTGAAGGAAGCCGGATGGACGGATTCCGACGGAGACGGCGTACTGGATAAAATAGTGGAGGGAGAGAAACAGGATCTGGCTTTTACGATTCTTACCAACAGTGATAACGATTTCCGAAGGGATGTGGCAGAGCTGATCAGCAAGCATCTGTCCCTGGTCGGGTTCCGGGTACAGACGGAAGCGGTGAGCTGGGAGCAGCTTCAGAGCGAGAATATGCAAAAGCATAAATTCGATGCCATATTGACCGGTTATTATCTGGATTATGTTCCGGACCTGCGTTTTGCTTTTCACTCCTCGCAGATTGGAAAAGGAAAGAACAACTTCTACCGCTATCAGAATCCGGAGCTTGACAGCCTTTTGGATACGGCAGCAACAGCATATAAGGAAAAGGATAAGAAGAAAGCCTATCAAAAGATACAGGAACATCTGGTGGGGGAGCTTCCGGTGATCAGTCTGTATTTTCGTACCGGGTCCCTGTTGGTCAATAACCGGGTTCATGGTGTGGACAAAGTCCGGGAATTGAATCTGTACAATAATATCAAAGACTGGTATCTTGTGAACGAAAAATAA
- a CDS encoding BlaI/MecI/CopY family transcriptional regulator: METPKIFETEYRFCCIIWEHEPINSGELVQLAARELGWKKSTTYTIIKRLCERGVLKSEDAIITSLYSKEEIQRQESREFLDKTFNGSLPAFLAAFADGKSLSVQDVAEIRKMIDNYEVK; encoded by the coding sequence ATGGAAACACCCAAAATATTTGAAACGGAATACCGTTTTTGCTGCATCATATGGGAGCATGAGCCGATAAACAGCGGTGAACTCGTTCAATTAGCGGCCAGAGAACTCGGATGGAAAAAATCCACGACCTATACAATTATCAAACGGCTTTGCGAGCGCGGCGTTCTGAAAAGCGAGGATGCTATAATCACTTCCCTGTACTCTAAGGAAGAAATACAGCGTCAGGAAAGCCGGGAGTTTCTCGATAAAACCTTTAATGGTTCTCTGCCGGCGTTCCTGGCCGCGTTTGCGGACGGTAAATCCTTATCGGTACAGGATGTTGCCGAGATTCGGAAGATGATCGACAACTATGAGGTCAAATAA
- a CDS encoding M56 family metallopeptidase, giving the protein MRLEELFVNLLNMSITAGYVVVAVILLRLLLRKAPRWISCALWALVGLRLILPFSFESVMSLIPSSTTVTPDILYSGEPAISSGIPTVNSVVNPTIAGSLTPAVTDSANPMQIVMTIAGIVWLAGMLVMMLYSAITYVRLRRKVDSAILFKDNIYESDAISFPFVLGIIKPRIYLPFAVGEEDRNYVVSHEQAHIRRKDHWIKPFGFLLLTVYWFNPLMWVAYVLLCRDIEVACDETVIKDIGVNEKKAYSLALLGCAVKRRNIAMCPLAFGEVGIKERVKNVLNYKKPAFWIIIVAVIACIVAGICLLSNPKEKANTSYEHPNAEQLFEYRTAYVGDNSAVGNIISLLEFPTDVKYDHIELKTSAEPYGVDVYFSVTPEVKAAYNTSEPDHIDVFQENACIMFSLIGNADKVTFRLDDGTGNPADMQFTRDWVESIVGADLWSESDSAEKLDSLITQINEHVKSAYASAAEDISTGPFVEYVKDTNTGPFDVYTKENGTYIMSLPMSLFNDFPANHWEPGWMNADVYCGSIDNFTWAVVCTGPSAGTGNENVCTSSDGGKTWWVGDRSAMYSGTVTGAGFASSKVGFMSYRYFVDHGPEISRTLDGGKTWSRMTVDIPDYLKEYRMTPLVPTFTGNSGIYPIELYDNDGNTSTAYLATEDGGMTWQWKGSALDEAVRSAFLKDNQTGYLSGECAGEGHILLGQKEKSGIITVYVLTMYGEYGFEDGNFVKVSGSGIIPAVFTFTYSDGGLVCTKIEYPEDGQDMGTPSENCSRPNTGVGLYLLRTATSRI; this is encoded by the coding sequence ATGCGACTGGAAGAATTGTTTGTTAATCTTCTCAACATGAGCATCACGGCAGGCTATGTGGTAGTCGCGGTCATCCTCCTGCGGCTGCTGCTTAGGAAAGCGCCCAGATGGATTTCCTGCGCCCTTTGGGCGCTGGTTGGACTGCGGCTTATACTGCCGTTTTCGTTTGAAAGCGTCATGAGCCTGATCCCAAGTTCTACTACCGTCACGCCAGATATCCTGTATTCAGGGGAACCGGCCATCAGCAGCGGCATTCCCACTGTAAACAGCGTCGTCAATCCGACGATTGCGGGATCTTTGACTCCGGCAGTGACGGATAGTGCCAATCCCATGCAGATCGTCATGACAATTGCAGGAATTGTATGGCTCGCCGGAATGCTTGTGATGATGCTCTACAGCGCCATTACCTATGTCAGACTGCGCCGAAAGGTCGATTCCGCTATTCTTTTCAAAGATAATATTTATGAGAGCGACGCGATATCGTTCCCATTTGTCCTGGGTATCATAAAGCCACGGATCTACCTGCCCTTTGCCGTCGGCGAAGAGGACAGAAACTATGTCGTTTCTCATGAACAGGCCCACATCCGAAGGAAAGATCACTGGATAAAGCCTTTCGGTTTTCTGCTCTTGACGGTTTATTGGTTCAATCCACTGATGTGGGTGGCTTACGTCCTGCTGTGCCGGGATATCGAGGTTGCCTGTGACGAAACCGTCATAAAAGATATTGGCGTCAATGAAAAGAAAGCTTATTCCCTCGCGCTGCTGGGCTGTGCAGTCAAGCGCCGAAACATTGCGATGTGTCCGTTGGCGTTTGGTGAAGTAGGCATCAAAGAAAGAGTGAAAAATGTGCTAAATTATAAGAAACCAGCTTTCTGGATCATTATAGTAGCGGTCATAGCTTGCATAGTCGCCGGGATATGCCTGCTGTCCAATCCAAAAGAGAAGGCTAACACATCCTATGAGCACCCCAATGCGGAGCAGCTTTTTGAGTACCGTACCGCTTATGTTGGAGATAATTCAGCTGTCGGAAATATAATCAGCCTTCTGGAGTTTCCGACCGACGTCAAGTATGACCATATTGAACTGAAAACAAGCGCTGAGCCTTACGGCGTCGATGTATATTTCAGCGTAACGCCCGAAGTCAAGGCCGCCTATAACACATCGGAACCGGATCATATCGACGTTTTCCAAGAGAATGCCTGCATTATGTTTTCTCTGATTGGAAACGCAGACAAGGTCACGTTCCGCCTGGACGATGGTACTGGAAATCCCGCTGACATGCAATTTACCCGCGATTGGGTGGAAAGCATTGTCGGCGCGGATTTGTGGTCGGAAAGCGACTCCGCAGAAAAGCTGGACAGTCTGATTACGCAAATCAATGAACATGTAAAAAGCGCCTATGCTTCCGCTGCGGAGGATATATCCACGGGCCCATTTGTGGAGTATGTGAAAGACACAAACACGGGCCCTTTTGACGTTTACACGAAAGAGAACGGAACCTATATTATGAGCCTGCCCATGTCGTTATTTAATGATTTTCCAGCAAATCACTGGGAACCGGGTTGGATGAATGCCGATGTCTACTGCGGCTCGATTGATAATTTCACATGGGCGGTGGTTTGTACCGGGCCCTCAGCCGGAACTGGAAACGAAAATGTCTGCACCTCGTCGGACGGCGGAAAGACCTGGTGGGTCGGAGACCGCTCCGCAATGTACTCCGGAACGGTGACCGGCGCCGGTTTTGCCTCTTCCAAAGTCGGCTTTATGAGTTACCGCTACTTTGTTGACCACGGGCCAGAAATCAGCCGCACGCTTGACGGCGGAAAAACATGGAGCCGTATGACGGTGGATATCCCTGATTATCTGAAGGAATACAGGATGACGCCCCTCGTTCCCACGTTCACCGGAAACTCTGGCATCTACCCGATTGAGCTCTATGACAACGACGGCAATACCTCCACGGCCTATCTCGCAACGGAAGACGGCGGGATGACTTGGCAATGGAAAGGCAGCGCTCTGGACGAAGCCGTCAGATCGGCCTTTCTAAAGGATAACCAGACGGGTTATCTCAGCGGAGAGTGTGCCGGAGAAGGTCACATTCTTCTCGGACAGAAAGAAAAATCAGGAATTATAACAGTCTATGTCCTTACCATGTACGGTGAATACGGCTTTGAGGACGGGAATTTCGTGAAAGTTTCGGGTAGTGGTATTATTCCCGCCGTATTCACGTTTACGTATTCAGACGGCGGCCTTGTTTGTACGAAAATCGAATATCCGGAAGATGGCCAAGATATGGGGACTCCATCAGAAAATTGTTCCCGTCCGAATACAGGAGTAGGGCTTTATCTCCTTCGGACGGCGACAAGCAGAATTTAA
- the polA gene encoding DNA polymerase I — MNKVLMIIDGNSLLHRAFYALPVLTNKKGVFTNAVYGFLNMLLKLISDYKPDSLAVAFDKKAPTFRHREYKAYKGTRQKAPEELVPQFELAREAMRQMDIPIYELDGYEADDILGTLSSSCSSPDRDVLLVTGDKDALQLVSANTNVLLTKKGITVLHRYDEKEMKKEYGLTPLQFIDMKGLMGDKSDNIPGVPGIGPKTATRLLQQYGTLENVLDHTDEMKGKLKENLTIYRQHALLSKDLATIRLDVPIDCSVMDQPLAIPNSPELKDFLQELGFNSIIEKLGLTEVETAAQEEAVEETNTYSDICHAEEFRAFLPELMKQKLVAVTLDGEMQVSWEPGHNYRLHWKEDMPDSDLDCLDYEETLQELKPFFEKAEIRKVTHDAKKLMLELTGYGIAIHGLEFDTFIGAYLLEPTRNKYVPEQLLYDYLNRDTASADASDLLDLTKVLKKHLEEKDMTELYLQIEQPLIRVLAHMERIGFKVDKTVLQQLDVEFTAEVSRLTEEITELAGENFNINSTKQLGEILFEKLHLPVQKKTKTGYSTDIEVLGHLQGSHPIIGKIMEYRQVMKLKSTYIDGLLTVICPEDGRIHSSFNQTVTATGRISSTEPNLQNIPVREKMGRRIRKVFVASDEEHLLVDADYSQIELRVLAHISGDPTFMNAFIRNEDIHRRTAAEIFGVSMEQVTDEQRSSAKAVNFGIVYGISDYGLSRNLGISRARAKKYIDSYLDRYPKVQEYMARVVEEGKQNGYVTTLLNRRRDLPELKSRNYNIRNFGRRVALNTPIQGTAADIIKKAMIQVHGELERRGLCSRLILQVHDELIIDTYQPELEEVMALVKDQMEHAVPLSVPLVVDINTGRSWYDAK, encoded by the coding sequence ATGAATAAGGTATTGATGATCATAGACGGCAACAGCTTATTGCATCGGGCATTTTACGCGCTTCCGGTTCTGACCAACAAGAAGGGCGTTTTTACCAATGCGGTATATGGATTTTTAAATATGCTGTTGAAATTGATAAGCGACTATAAGCCGGATAGCCTGGCTGTGGCATTTGATAAAAAGGCACCTACCTTCCGGCACAGGGAATACAAGGCCTATAAGGGCACCAGGCAGAAAGCACCGGAGGAGCTGGTGCCTCAGTTTGAGCTGGCCCGGGAAGCCATGAGGCAGATGGATATTCCCATTTATGAGCTGGACGGCTATGAAGCGGACGACATACTGGGGACCCTTTCCAGTTCCTGCAGCAGTCCGGATCGGGATGTTCTGTTGGTTACCGGGGATAAGGACGCCCTTCAGCTGGTATCCGCCAACACCAATGTCTTGCTTACCAAAAAAGGCATCACTGTGCTACATCGATACGATGAGAAGGAAATGAAGAAGGAATATGGTCTGACGCCGCTTCAGTTCATTGATATGAAAGGGCTGATGGGGGACAAATCGGATAATATTCCGGGAGTGCCCGGTATCGGGCCCAAGACGGCGACCAGACTGCTTCAGCAATACGGCACTTTGGAAAATGTTCTGGATCATACCGATGAGATGAAGGGAAAGCTGAAGGAAAACCTGACCATATACCGGCAGCACGCCCTGCTCAGCAAGGATCTGGCCACAATCCGGCTGGATGTGCCCATTGACTGTTCTGTGATGGATCAGCCCCTTGCGATACCAAATTCTCCGGAACTGAAGGATTTTTTGCAGGAACTGGGGTTCAACAGTATCATTGAAAAACTGGGCTTGACAGAAGTGGAGACTGCTGCGCAGGAAGAAGCAGTGGAGGAAACCAATACGTATTCGGACATCTGTCACGCGGAGGAATTTCGCGCCTTTCTTCCGGAGTTGATGAAGCAAAAGCTGGTTGCGGTTACTTTGGACGGGGAAATGCAGGTTTCCTGGGAGCCCGGTCATAATTACCGGCTGCATTGGAAAGAGGATATGCCGGACAGCGATCTGGATTGTCTGGATTATGAGGAAACACTGCAGGAGCTGAAACCCTTTTTTGAAAAGGCGGAGATCCGCAAGGTGACGCATGATGCCAAGAAATTGATGTTGGAGCTTACCGGGTACGGTATTGCAATCCATGGGCTGGAATTTGACACGTTCATCGGTGCCTATCTTCTGGAGCCGACACGAAACAAATATGTGCCGGAACAGCTTCTCTATGATTATCTGAACCGGGACACGGCTTCTGCCGATGCTTCGGATCTACTGGATCTGACGAAGGTTTTAAAAAAGCATCTGGAAGAGAAAGATATGACGGAATTGTATCTGCAGATTGAGCAGCCGCTGATTCGTGTTCTGGCCCATATGGAGCGGATTGGCTTTAAAGTGGATAAAACGGTTCTGCAGCAGCTCGATGTGGAGTTTACTGCGGAAGTGTCCCGGCTGACGGAGGAGATTACGGAACTGGCAGGAGAAAACTTTAATATCAACTCCACGAAGCAGCTTGGTGAAATCCTGTTTGAAAAGCTGCATCTCCCGGTTCAGAAGAAGACAAAGACGGGATATTCCACCGACATTGAAGTCCTCGGGCATCTGCAGGGCAGCCACCCCATTATTGGAAAGATTATGGAGTATCGTCAGGTCATGAAGCTGAAGTCTACCTATATCGACGGACTGCTTACGGTCATTTGCCCGGAAGACGGGCGGATCCATTCCAGCTTCAACCAGACTGTTACGGCGACCGGCCGGATCAGCAGCACGGAGCCCAATTTGCAGAACATTCCCGTTCGTGAAAAAATGGGAAGAAGGATCCGAAAGGTATTTGTGGCAAGCGATGAAGAGCATCTTCTGGTGGATGCGGATTATTCCCAGATTGAGTTGCGGGTTCTTGCACACATTTCCGGGGATCCCACCTTTATGAATGCCTTTATCCGGAATGAGGACATTCATCGCCGGACGGCCGCTGAGATTTTTGGCGTTTCCATGGAGCAGGTTACCGATGAACAGCGCAGCAGTGCCAAGGCAGTTAATTTTGGCATTGTATACGGGATCAGCGATTATGGCCTGTCCAGAAATCTTGGCATCAGCCGCGCAAGAGCGAAAAAATATATTGACAGTTATCTGGACCGCTATCCGAAAGTACAGGAATATATGGCCCGGGTCGTGGAGGAAGGCAAGCAAAATGGTTATGTTACCACTTTACTGAATCGAAGAAGGGATCTTCCTGAGTTGAAATCCAGAAATTACAATATACGAAACTTTGGCAGGAGAGTTGCCCTGAATACTCCCATTCAGGGCACCGCAGCGGATATTATCAAGAAAGCCATGATACAGGTTCACGGAGAGTTGGAGCGGAGGGGACTGTGCTCCCGGCTGATCCTGCAGGTACATGATGAACTGATCATCGATACGTATCAACCGGAGCTGGAAGAAGTCATGGCGCTGGTGAAGGATCAAATGGAACATGCCGTCCCTCTTTCGGTCCCCCTCGTAGTGGATATCAATACCGGGAGAAGCTGGTACGACGCAAAGTAA
- a CDS encoding lytic transglycosylase domain-containing protein, whose amino-acid sequence MRYPLKFEEEIKTYSEKYSVDPYMVASIIWAESRFLPDAVSGKDARGLMQLLPGTAVWAAGKMGLSEFEEAMLLDPEMNIRIGCWYLKFLSSQFPDNEELVLAAYNGGIGNVQEWLKDKTYSGDGCRLDHIPFQETRDYVLKVKNACKIYRETYPSLGSSSNRKGSNQ is encoded by the coding sequence ATGAGATATCCTCTGAAATTTGAGGAGGAGATTAAGACCTATTCCGAAAAGTATTCGGTGGATCCCTATATGGTGGCGTCCATTATCTGGGCAGAAAGCAGGTTTCTCCCGGATGCTGTTTCCGGAAAGGATGCCAGGGGATTGATGCAGCTTCTGCCAGGTACCGCGGTGTGGGCAGCAGGGAAAATGGGCCTGTCGGAGTTTGAGGAAGCCATGCTCCTGGATCCGGAGATGAACATCCGGATTGGCTGTTGGTATCTGAAATTTTTGTCTTCGCAGTTTCCTGACAACGAGGAGCTGGTCCTCGCAGCATATAACGGAGGAATTGGAAATGTGCAGGAATGGCTGAAGGATAAAACCTACAGCGGAGATGGATGTCGGCTGGATCACATTCCTTTTCAGGAGACGCGGGATTATGTCCTGAAAGTAAAGAATGCCTGTAAAATCTATCGGGAAACATATCCCTCGTTGGGCTCATCGTCCAATCGGAAAGGATCCAATCAATGA
- the feoB gene encoding ferrous iron transport protein B, with translation MTLRDLELGKTAVITSVGAKGALRQHFLDMGIIPGAEVTLMKFAPMGDPMELLIHGYELTLRLSDAQKIGITEKTPEQKTHWAVKHETTLERNRIVHPGLGESGKYHVKAKEKPLPKGTKLTFALAGNQNSGKTTLFNQLTGANQHVGNFPGVTVDQKDGPIKDHPGTLVTDLPGIYSLSPYSNEEMISRQFIIDQKPTGIINIVDATNIERNLYLTLQLMELNVPIVLALNMMDEVRGNGGTIDINEMEETLGIPVVPISASKDEGVDELIKHAIHIAKYQEQPGRIDFCDKNKNGGAVHRALHSIMHLIEDHAEAAGIPLRFAATKLVEGDATVRKALNLTQNEKETLDHIILQMEKESGLDHAAAIADMRFSFIQALCDKTVVKPKESREHKRSRKIDRFLTGKYTAIPAFVGIMGLIFWLTFNVIGAFLQNILESGIDWLSGVVDSALTAGHINNVLQSLIVNGIFNGVGSVLSFIPIIVTLFFFLSILEDSGYMARVAFVMDKLLRKIGLSGRSIVPMLIGFGCTVPGVMASRTLPSERDRKMTILLTPFMSCTAKLPIYGFFTNTFFPKHSGLVMTGLYFLGILVAVLVALLTKNTVFQGEAVPFVMELPNYRMPGAKNVVRLLWDKAKDFLERAFTVIFVATIVVWLLQTFDFRLNVVTNSKDSILAALAGLLSPIFRPLGFGEWRIVTSLIAGFMAKESVVSTLTVLFGSKEVLLSVLSPVSAAALLVFCLLYTPCVAAVASIKRELGGKWAAAIVIGQCVIAWLCALIVRGIGIFFIMV, from the coding sequence ATGACATTAAGGGATCTGGAGCTCGGAAAAACAGCAGTGATCACCTCGGTAGGCGCGAAAGGTGCACTCAGGCAGCATTTCCTGGATATGGGAATCATACCGGGTGCAGAAGTGACGCTTATGAAATTTGCACCAATGGGCGATCCAATGGAATTATTGATTCATGGCTATGAACTTACCCTGCGTCTTTCCGATGCCCAGAAAATAGGGATAACGGAAAAAACTCCGGAACAGAAAACGCATTGGGCGGTAAAGCATGAAACAACACTGGAGCGAAACCGTATCGTACACCCCGGACTGGGGGAAAGCGGGAAATATCACGTAAAAGCAAAGGAAAAGCCATTGCCAAAGGGTACAAAACTCACCTTTGCCCTGGCAGGAAATCAGAATTCAGGGAAAACCACCCTGTTCAACCAGTTAACCGGAGCCAACCAACACGTCGGCAATTTCCCCGGCGTTACCGTTGATCAGAAAGACGGACCCATCAAAGACCATCCGGGAACCCTCGTAACTGATCTGCCGGGAATCTATTCCCTATCACCATACAGCAATGAAGAAATGATATCCAGACAATTCATTATCGATCAGAAACCAACCGGAATCATAAACATTGTGGATGCCACCAATATTGAACGCAATCTGTATCTTACCCTCCAGCTGATGGAGCTGAATGTACCAATTGTGCTGGCCTTGAACATGATGGATGAAGTACGGGGCAACGGCGGCACCATCGATATCAATGAGATGGAGGAAACCCTTGGCATTCCCGTTGTTCCCATATCTGCATCCAAGGATGAAGGCGTCGATGAGCTGATAAAACATGCAATTCATATTGCAAAATATCAGGAGCAACCTGGCAGAATTGATTTTTGTGACAAAAACAAAAATGGCGGAGCGGTTCACAGGGCATTGCACAGCATTATGCATCTGATAGAGGATCACGCGGAAGCCGCCGGAATCCCGCTGCGATTTGCCGCAACCAAACTGGTTGAGGGAGATGCCACGGTTCGCAAAGCCCTGAATCTGACACAAAATGAGAAAGAGACCCTGGATCATATTATCCTTCAGATGGAAAAGGAAAGTGGGCTGGACCATGCGGCAGCAATCGCAGATATGCGATTCTCCTTCATTCAGGCATTGTGTGACAAAACAGTGGTAAAGCCGAAAGAAAGCAGGGAGCATAAAAGAAGCCGGAAGATCGATCGCTTTCTTACCGGCAAGTATACCGCAATCCCTGCCTTTGTCGGAATTATGGGGCTGATATTCTGGCTCACGTTCAATGTAATCGGCGCATTTCTGCAAAACATTCTGGAATCCGGCATTGACTGGCTCTCCGGAGTAGTGGACTCGGCTCTGACAGCCGGTCATATCAACAATGTCCTGCAATCTCTCATCGTTAACGGAATTTTCAACGGAGTTGGCAGTGTCCTGAGCTTCATTCCCATTATCGTCACCTTATTTTTCTTCCTGTCCATTCTGGAAGACAGCGGCTATATGGCTCGGGTTGCCTTCGTTATGGACAAATTGCTTCGAAAAATCGGGCTTTCCGGCAGAAGCATTGTGCCAATGCTGATTGGATTCGGATGTACGGTTCCGGGGGTCATGGCCAGCCGCACCCTTCCTTCCGAGCGGGATCGCAAAATGACCATTCTGCTGACTCCTTTCATGAGCTGTACGGCAAAGCTTCCAATTTACGGATTCTTTACGAACACTTTTTTTCCGAAGCATAGCGGTCTTGTCATGACCGGCCTGTATTTCCTCGGAATTCTGGTTGCCGTCCTTGTTGCCCTGCTGACCAAAAATACAGTGTTTCAGGGAGAGGCCGTGCCTTTTGTAATGGAATTGCCAAATTATCGCATGCCGGGTGCCAAAAATGTGGTACGTCTTCTCTGGGACAAGGCAAAGGATTTTCTGGAGAGGGCATTTACCGTTATTTTTGTTGCGACCATCGTGGTGTGGCTTCTGCAGACATTCGACTTTCGGCTGAATGTCGTTACGAACTCAAAGGACAGCATTCTGGCTGCACTGGCAGGTCTCCTGTCCCCCATTTTCCGCCCGCTGGGATTCGGGGAATGGCGCATTGTGACATCGCTGATTGCCGGTTTTATGGCAAAGGAAAGTGTGGTATCCACTCTTACGGTATTGTTTGGAAGCAAGGAAGTCCTCCTGTCCGTGCTTTCCCCGGTATCTGCGGCTGCACTGCTTGTGTTTTGTCTGCTGTACACGCCTTGTGTCGCAGCTGTTGCCTCCATCAAGAGGGAACTGGGCGGGAAATGGGCAGCTGCAATTGTGATCGGCCAATGTGTCATCGCATGGTTATGTGCCTTGATCGTACGGGGAATCGGCATCTTTTTCATAATGGTTTGA
- the coaE gene encoding dephospho-CoA kinase (Dephospho-CoA kinase (CoaE) performs the final step in coenzyme A biosynthesis.), producing the protein MKRIGLTGGIATGKSTVSGILRELGVPVIDADEVDRRLSEKGNKVWKAVYDHFGSRYFLPDGKMDRKRLGEMVFSDRKARQSLNQITHPIIQKEMEGMLRQMEEDWNPPIAVLDVPLLIEVGWNRFVDEVWVVAIPEELQIRRLMQRNGMAEEQAMQRIKSQMSLKEKCRLADRVIDNSRTVQYTREQIIRIWKEYKALEDQECGHRKGAGQPL; encoded by the coding sequence ATGAAAAGAATCGGTCTGACGGGTGGCATTGCAACTGGAAAATCCACTGTTTCCGGGATACTCAGGGAACTGGGGGTCCCGGTGATTGACGCGGATGAAGTGGATCGGCGTTTGTCTGAAAAAGGGAACAAGGTTTGGAAGGCGGTTTATGACCATTTTGGAAGCAGATATTTTCTTCCGGATGGAAAGATGGACCGAAAACGATTGGGAGAAATGGTTTTTTCAGATCGTAAGGCCAGGCAGTCCCTCAACCAAATCACCCATCCCATCATCCAAAAGGAGATGGAGGGCATGCTTCGGCAAATGGAAGAAGACTGGAACCCGCCCATTGCCGTACTGGATGTTCCCTTGTTGATTGAAGTGGGATGGAATCGTTTCGTGGATGAGGTTTGGGTGGTTGCCATACCGGAGGAGCTGCAGATCCGGAGGCTGATGCAGCGAAACGGCATGGCAGAAGAGCAGGCGATGCAACGGATAAAGAGCCAGATGAGCCTGAAGGAGAAATGCAGGTTGGCCGACAGGGTGATTGATAATTCCCGGACCGTACAATACACCAGAGAGCAGATCATTCGGATATGGAAGGAATATAAGGCTTTGGAGGATCAGGAATGCGGACACCGAAAAGGAGCAGGACAGCCGTTATAA